One window from the genome of Microbulbifer pacificus encodes:
- a CDS encoding fibronectin type III domain-containing protein — protein sequence MSAGQITFNDALPVGDWTIWFLANNGYSSLASSDFSVSSPQGITTDSVTYTVGQPITATFSGGPGNPTDWVGIYPQGIVPDGNPVSTAWYYVNGSKTAGQGVSDGQVVFNEILAEGAWTVWFLANDGYTVINSSDFTVVGSGSAGIVVGPYLQSATSDSMVIMWETTTGTESRVDFGTTTALGTTVSGGTQPGNAGSQIHTVELTGLTADTYYHYQVTTGGASSDLHSFRTMPTDRDADTNFVVYSDMQEQGGAATNIHGRIVNESIPHHVHQWTGESDMSNALDFVLVPGDLVDSGPTYTDWKSQFFDEAKPLIQKVPYFTALGNHEQNHDNYYKYMHNPGNGTAAGDEQWYAFDHGNIKVITLNSNNGDGNQLSWLEDILAEACTDQEIDFVFAQFHHAHISETWLEGQSNIAANFVSRLIDFSKECNKASVHFYGHNHSYQRGQTRDHSHFYMDVSGAEGDLAYWGEYNQANSDIIQKAIVEWGWSFVEVEGGEDPKFVMRRIGLGGENQDYTVNFPGAEIDTVTFRPGSAAPVAPIATAPNGSLVAPENVVLEASPFHPMEVGNSHLASHFQVTTTAGNYENPVEEQWFRWEDRYFKINQNQGVDLTKTKDQFDLEPGTTYFWRVRYRDSGFKWSPWSAEASFTTAPGVCLARNEHCSSDEECCSNRCRANGSCR from the coding sequence TTGAGTGCCGGACAGATTACCTTCAATGACGCGCTCCCTGTGGGTGACTGGACCATCTGGTTTCTGGCCAACAATGGCTACAGCTCGCTGGCCAGTAGCGATTTTTCAGTTTCTTCTCCTCAAGGCATTACCACCGACAGTGTGACTTATACCGTGGGTCAGCCAATCACGGCCACCTTTTCCGGCGGGCCAGGCAATCCGACGGACTGGGTCGGTATCTATCCGCAGGGAATCGTACCCGATGGCAACCCTGTATCCACGGCGTGGTATTACGTAAACGGCAGCAAAACGGCCGGACAGGGCGTTAGCGACGGCCAGGTGGTATTTAATGAGATCCTTGCGGAAGGTGCCTGGACGGTGTGGTTCCTTGCCAATGATGGCTATACGGTGATTAACAGCAGTGACTTTACCGTAGTGGGTTCCGGAAGCGCCGGCATTGTGGTTGGCCCCTATCTGCAAAGCGCGACCAGCGACAGTATGGTGATTATGTGGGAAACCACCACCGGAACTGAGAGCCGTGTGGATTTCGGTACCACTACCGCGCTTGGCACAACCGTTTCGGGCGGTACGCAACCGGGTAACGCCGGCTCGCAAATTCATACCGTGGAACTCACCGGGCTGACCGCGGATACCTACTATCACTACCAGGTCACCACTGGTGGTGCGTCCAGCGACTTACACAGTTTTCGCACCATGCCCACCGACCGCGACGCCGATACCAACTTTGTCGTTTACAGTGATATGCAGGAACAGGGTGGTGCGGCTACCAATATTCACGGTCGTATCGTAAATGAGAGCATTCCCCACCACGTCCATCAGTGGACCGGGGAGAGCGATATGAGCAACGCGCTGGATTTTGTCCTGGTACCCGGAGACCTGGTAGATTCCGGGCCCACCTACACCGACTGGAAAAGCCAGTTTTTTGACGAGGCCAAGCCCCTGATCCAGAAGGTGCCGTACTTCACCGCGTTGGGCAACCACGAACAGAACCACGATAACTACTACAAGTACATGCACAACCCCGGCAACGGAACGGCGGCGGGCGACGAGCAGTGGTATGCCTTCGACCATGGCAATATCAAAGTCATTACCCTGAACAGTAACAATGGTGACGGCAACCAGCTCAGCTGGTTGGAAGACATACTGGCCGAAGCCTGTACAGACCAGGAAATTGATTTTGTGTTTGCGCAGTTCCATCACGCCCATATCAGTGAAACCTGGCTGGAAGGGCAGTCGAACATCGCCGCAAACTTTGTCTCGCGGCTGATCGATTTTTCCAAAGAGTGCAATAAGGCCAGCGTGCACTTCTATGGGCACAACCACAGCTATCAGCGCGGACAAACCAGAGATCATTCGCACTTCTATATGGACGTTTCTGGAGCGGAAGGTGATCTCGCCTACTGGGGCGAATACAACCAGGCCAACTCGGATATTATCCAGAAAGCCATTGTGGAGTGGGGTTGGAGCTTTGTTGAAGTGGAAGGCGGGGAAGATCCGAAATTTGTGATGCGCCGAATCGGCCTCGGCGGCGAAAATCAAGATTACACGGTAAATTTCCCCGGTGCGGAAATTGATACCGTAACCTTTCGGCCGGGCAGTGCGGCACCGGTAGCGCCAATAGCGACAGCACCAAATGGATCGCTCGTAGCTCCGGAAAATGTTGTGCTGGAAGCATCACCATTCCATCCAATGGAAGTCGGCAACTCACATCTGGCATCGCACTTCCAGGTCACGACTACCGCGGGCAATTACGAAAATCCGGTAGAGGAGCAATGGTTCCGGTGGGAAGACCGCTATTTTAAGATCAATCAAAATCAGGGCGTCGATCTGACCAAAACCAAAGATCAGTTTGATCTGGAACCGGGCACCACCTACTTCTGGCGAGTGCGCTATCGGGATTCCGGATTCAAGTGGAGCCCGTGGTCCGCCGAAGCCTCATTTACCACGGCACCAGGGGTGTGTCTTGCCAGAAATGAACACTGTTCCAGTGATGAGGAGTGCTGTTCAAACCGCTGTCGTGCCAACGGCAGTTGCCGCTGA
- the gmhB gene encoding D-glycero-beta-D-manno-heptose 1,7-bisphosphate 7-phosphatase codes for MAIIILDRDGVINQHSDTHVRSADEWLPIPGSIEAMAQLSQAGHQLVIATNQSGLALGCFDLDDLEDMHAKMRALVEDAGGEIAAIFYCPHSDHDHCRCRKPKPGLLDAIEAEFDISLHDCYFVGDQRKDLQCAVAKGCKPVLVRTGRGEQTLAALLQNPDASLVETRVMENLAQFADFLLQ; via the coding sequence ATGGCCATCATCATTCTCGACCGCGACGGCGTCATCAATCAGCACTCGGACACACATGTCCGCAGTGCCGATGAGTGGCTACCTATCCCCGGCAGCATTGAAGCCATGGCGCAGTTGAGCCAGGCGGGACACCAGTTGGTGATTGCCACCAACCAGAGCGGTCTCGCACTCGGCTGCTTCGACCTCGACGACCTGGAAGACATGCATGCAAAAATGCGGGCACTCGTTGAAGATGCCGGTGGCGAGATCGCCGCGATTTTTTACTGCCCGCATTCTGACCATGACCACTGCCGCTGCCGCAAACCCAAACCGGGCCTGCTCGATGCGATTGAAGCGGAGTTCGATATCAGTCTGCACGACTGCTATTTTGTCGGCGACCAGAGAAAGGATTTGCAGTGTGCGGTGGCGAAAGGCTGCAAGCCCGTTCTGGTAAGAACCGGACGCGGTGAGCAGACCCTCGCCGCGCTGCTGCAGAATCCCGACGCAAGTCTCGTCGAAACACGGGTAATGGAAAACCTGGCACAGTTTGCGGACTTCCTGCTGCAATAA
- the glyS gene encoding glycine--tRNA ligase subunit beta, giving the protein MAQDFLVELGTEELPPKALNTLMQAFADGIEQGFKDAELSYGEIKAFASPRRLAVSVSDLVEQQQDKQIEKHGPAVAAAFDKDGKPSKAAEGFARGNGVTVDQLARVQTDKGERLAFISEQKGEATEKLLGEIVSKSLAQLPIPKRMRWGARKEEFVRPVHWLLMLFGNKVVDAEVLGLKAGNTTRGHRFHCDSALTVASANDYVQQLREPGFVVVDFAERREMIREQVQAEANNVNGEAVIDDALLDEVTALVEWPVALTGRFEKRFLDVPAEALISSMKEHQKYFHVVDEDGQLLPFFITVSNIESTDAKQVIEGNERVIRPRLSDAAFFFETDKKTSLEARREKLKTIVFQQKLGTVFDKTERLAKLAAAIAGKIGGDSALAQRAAQLCKSDLVTEMVFEFADMQGIAGYYYAENDGEPLDVAKAMYEQYMPKFAGDELPATETGTIVALADRIDTLVGIFGIGQPPSGSRDPFALRRASLGVLRLLVEKNIDLDLRELLTLARDGYPRAALAEYDNVVEQTLAYMIERFRARYEDAGIKAEVFLAVSARKLSRPLDIDNRVKAVHSFSQLPEAEALAAANKRVSNILAKLEGPAPSQVEQSLLQEDAEKALYLALRDAQDAVAPLYAEARFEEGLAGLSGLRETVDNFFDGVMVMADDEQLRNNRLALLAQLRGLFLEVADISQLAPAK; this is encoded by the coding sequence ATGGCTCAGGATTTTCTGGTTGAGCTGGGCACCGAAGAGCTGCCCCCAAAAGCGCTGAACACGCTCATGCAGGCCTTTGCTGATGGCATCGAGCAGGGTTTCAAAGACGCCGAGCTTTCCTACGGCGAGATCAAGGCTTTTGCCAGCCCCCGCCGCCTCGCGGTCTCCGTGAGCGACCTGGTCGAGCAACAGCAGGACAAACAGATCGAAAAACACGGCCCAGCCGTGGCCGCCGCATTCGATAAAGACGGCAAGCCGTCCAAGGCCGCCGAGGGTTTTGCCCGCGGTAACGGCGTCACTGTCGATCAACTGGCGCGGGTGCAGACCGACAAGGGCGAGCGCCTGGCATTCATCAGCGAGCAGAAGGGCGAAGCCACCGAAAAGCTGCTGGGCGAGATCGTCAGTAAATCCCTGGCGCAACTGCCGATTCCGAAGCGCATGCGCTGGGGTGCGCGCAAGGAAGAATTCGTACGTCCGGTACACTGGCTGCTGATGCTGTTCGGCAACAAGGTGGTGGATGCGGAAGTGCTCGGCCTGAAAGCCGGAAACACCACCCGCGGCCACCGCTTTCACTGCGACAGCGCACTTACCGTTGCCTCCGCCAATGACTATGTGCAACAGCTGCGCGAGCCGGGTTTTGTGGTGGTGGATTTTGCCGAGCGCCGCGAAATGATTCGCGAGCAGGTACAGGCGGAAGCCAACAATGTGAACGGCGAAGCGGTGATCGACGACGCACTGCTGGACGAAGTCACCGCACTGGTGGAGTGGCCCGTCGCACTGACCGGACGCTTCGAAAAGCGCTTCCTTGACGTGCCCGCGGAAGCGCTGATCTCTTCCATGAAGGAGCACCAGAAATATTTCCACGTGGTGGACGAAGACGGCCAGCTGCTGCCGTTCTTTATTACCGTATCCAATATCGAGAGCACCGACGCCAAGCAGGTAATCGAGGGTAACGAGCGGGTCATCCGCCCGCGCCTGTCTGATGCCGCCTTCTTCTTCGAGACCGACAAAAAGACCAGCCTCGAAGCGCGTCGGGAAAAACTCAAGACCATCGTGTTCCAGCAGAAGCTGGGAACCGTCTTTGACAAAACCGAGCGCCTGGCAAAACTGGCAGCGGCAATTGCGGGAAAAATCGGGGGCGATTCCGCACTGGCGCAACGCGCCGCGCAGCTGTGCAAATCCGATCTCGTTACCGAAATGGTGTTTGAGTTTGCGGACATGCAAGGCATTGCCGGTTACTACTATGCGGAAAATGACGGTGAACCGCTGGACGTGGCCAAGGCCATGTACGAGCAGTACATGCCGAAGTTCGCCGGTGACGAGCTGCCGGCTACCGAAACCGGTACCATCGTCGCCCTCGCCGACCGTATCGACACGCTGGTCGGTATTTTCGGTATCGGCCAACCGCCGAGTGGTTCGCGCGATCCCTTCGCGCTGCGCCGCGCCAGCCTCGGTGTTTTGCGTTTGCTGGTGGAAAAAAATATCGACCTGGATCTGCGCGAACTGCTCACCCTGGCTCGCGATGGCTACCCGCGCGCCGCGCTCGCCGAGTACGACAATGTGGTCGAGCAGACGCTGGCGTACATGATCGAACGCTTCCGCGCGCGCTATGAGGATGCCGGCATCAAGGCAGAGGTGTTCCTGGCGGTATCCGCACGCAAACTGTCGCGTCCGCTGGATATCGACAACCGCGTAAAAGCGGTGCACAGCTTCAGCCAGCTGCCGGAAGCGGAAGCCCTGGCTGCGGCCAACAAACGCGTGTCGAATATTCTCGCCAAACTGGAGGGCCCGGCGCCGAGCCAGGTGGAGCAGTCGCTGCTGCAGGAAGATGCGGAAAAAGCGCTGTACCTCGCACTCAGAGATGCGCAGGATGCGGTTGCGCCACTCTACGCGGAAGCGCGCTTCGAGGAAGGTCTCGCCGGTCTCTCCGGCCTGCGCGAAACCGTCGACAACTTCTTCGACGGCGTCATGGTGATGGCCGACGACGAACAGCTGCGCAACAACCGTCTGGCGCTGCTGGCGCAGTTGCGTGGCCTGTTCCTGGAAGTGGCAGACATTTCCCAGCTGGCACCCGCCAAGTAA
- the glyQ gene encoding glycine--tRNA ligase subunit alpha: MSEQQTSGSAPAQDLSTFQGLIFTLQEYWARQGCVILQPLDMEVGAGTFHPATFLRAIGPETWNAAYVQPCRRPTDGRYGENPNRLQHYYQYQVVMKPSPANIQDLYLDSLRALGIDPAIHDIRFVEDNWESPTLGAWGLGWEVWLNGMEVTQFTYFQQVGGLECYPVTGEITYGIERIAMYLQGVESIYDLVWTRRADGTAVTYGDVFHQNEVEMSHYNFEQADVEFLFHTFDHCERESQRLIDLGLPLPAYEQVMKASHAFNLLDARHAISVTERQRFILRVRTLARAVAQAYFDARHALGFPLATEQARNDVLAQIEAQKEKK, from the coding sequence GTGTCCGAGCAACAAACCAGCGGTTCTGCCCCCGCGCAGGATCTGAGCACCTTTCAGGGACTGATTTTCACCCTGCAGGAATACTGGGCGCGCCAGGGGTGCGTCATTCTACAGCCTCTGGATATGGAAGTGGGTGCAGGCACCTTTCACCCCGCCACCTTCCTGCGCGCCATCGGCCCGGAAACCTGGAATGCCGCCTACGTTCAGCCCTGCCGCCGCCCTACCGACGGTCGCTATGGTGAGAACCCCAACCGCCTGCAGCACTACTACCAGTATCAGGTGGTGATGAAGCCCTCCCCCGCCAATATCCAGGATCTGTACCTGGACAGCCTGCGCGCACTGGGCATCGATCCGGCGATTCACGACATCCGCTTTGTGGAAGACAACTGGGAATCCCCAACCCTCGGCGCCTGGGGCCTCGGCTGGGAAGTGTGGCTGAACGGTATGGAAGTCACCCAGTTCACTTACTTCCAGCAGGTTGGCGGTCTCGAGTGCTATCCGGTCACCGGCGAAATCACCTACGGTATCGAACGTATCGCCATGTACCTGCAGGGAGTGGAATCCATTTACGACCTGGTTTGGACCCGTCGCGCCGACGGTACGGCCGTCACCTACGGCGATGTGTTCCATCAGAACGAAGTGGAGATGTCCCACTACAACTTCGAGCAGGCGGATGTGGAGTTCCTGTTCCACACCTTCGATCACTGCGAGCGTGAGAGCCAGCGGCTGATCGACCTCGGCCTGCCGCTGCCGGCCTACGAGCAGGTGATGAAAGCCTCTCACGCATTCAACCTGCTGGATGCGCGCCACGCGATTTCCGTCACCGAACGTCAGCGTTTCATCCTGCGCGTGCGCACTCTGGCCCGCGCGGTCGCCCAGGCCTATTTCGATGCGCGCCACGCCCTCGGCTTCCCGCTCGCTACCGAACAGGCCCGCAACGATGTTTTGGCTCAAATTGAAGCGCAGAAGGAGAAGAAGTAA
- a CDS encoding lysophospholipid acyltransferase family protein: MTKALRRRAILKRRCSDGFEKEVRILDIKGQLAAGALKLVGRLPLRWSRRLGGAVGRVAVWSRGDNLRISRINLQRCYPEMPSAEREKLARDSVVNTAITGFEVASLWRQPWSRAEDVIVRVRNQQLLTEGVSEGRGVLVLAPHIGNWEIFGQFLATVGPTTSLYAPPKITALDPLIREGREKTGAHLVPTNVRGVRALLKALKDGGIVGVLPDQEPDLSGGDFAPFFGHPTLTMTLAYNLIQRTGCKVVFGFAKRLEDGFELVLLPAEQAIFSEEVKVSLAALNRGVESCIAEAPEQYQWEYKRFRRVPEGKSRIYQKARR, from the coding sequence GTGACAAAAGCTCTCCGCCGGAGAGCCATACTGAAACGTCGCTGTAGCGATGGATTTGAGAAGGAAGTACGGATTTTGGATATCAAAGGGCAATTGGCGGCGGGCGCACTGAAACTGGTGGGCCGGCTGCCCCTGCGCTGGTCGCGCCGTCTCGGCGGGGCGGTGGGACGCGTGGCGGTGTGGAGCCGCGGCGATAACCTGCGTATCAGTCGCATCAACCTCCAGCGCTGCTACCCGGAAATGCCCTCGGCGGAGCGGGAAAAGCTCGCCCGCGACAGCGTGGTCAACACCGCCATTACCGGCTTTGAGGTCGCGAGTCTTTGGCGGCAGCCGTGGAGCCGCGCCGAAGACGTGATTGTGCGGGTGCGCAACCAGCAGCTGCTGACCGAAGGGGTCAGCGAAGGTCGCGGGGTACTGGTACTCGCGCCGCATATAGGAAATTGGGAGATATTCGGCCAGTTTCTCGCCACCGTCGGCCCCACCACCAGCCTGTACGCTCCCCCTAAAATTACCGCGCTGGACCCGTTGATCCGCGAAGGCCGCGAGAAAACCGGCGCCCATCTCGTGCCCACCAACGTGCGCGGCGTACGCGCGCTGCTGAAGGCACTGAAGGACGGCGGCATCGTCGGTGTGCTGCCGGACCAGGAGCCAGACCTCTCCGGGGGCGACTTTGCGCCGTTCTTTGGCCACCCGACGCTCACCATGACCCTGGCTTACAACCTGATCCAGCGCACCGGCTGCAAGGTGGTGTTCGGGTTCGCCAAGCGCCTCGAGGACGGTTTCGAGCTGGTGTTGTTGCCGGCGGAGCAGGCGATCTTCAGCGAGGAAGTGAAAGTGTCTCTGGCGGCACTGAACCGTGGAGTCGAATCCTGTATTGCCGAGGCGCCGGAGCAGTATCAGTGGGAGTACAAGCGCTTCCGGCGGGTGCCGGAGGGCAAAAGCCGTATCTACCAGAAAGCGCGCCGCTGA
- a CDS encoding DUF2239 family protein yields MAEEYVAIHDRTVIARGDLETIVRQTKAIGGEIEPVVFELETCKRVDLHWRGDVQTVIDNLPGTGARTANKRGRPKLGVIPKEITLLPQHWEWLATQRGGASVTLRRLVDSAMKNASTEERVSMQQNQLHGLMSVLADEAGFEEAARALYRNSRRNFEAAISAWPEDIKGLVMEKFDAIDTLQRKKTDD; encoded by the coding sequence ATGGCTGAGGAATATGTTGCGATACACGACAGGACGGTGATTGCGAGAGGGGATCTGGAAACCATCGTGCGGCAGACCAAAGCCATTGGCGGCGAGATTGAGCCGGTGGTGTTTGAACTGGAGACCTGCAAGCGGGTCGACCTCCATTGGCGCGGCGACGTACAAACCGTTATCGACAACCTGCCCGGTACAGGCGCGCGGACTGCCAACAAGCGCGGTCGCCCCAAGCTGGGCGTCATCCCGAAAGAAATCACGCTGTTACCGCAGCACTGGGAATGGTTGGCCACCCAGCGCGGCGGTGCCTCGGTGACCTTGCGGCGGCTGGTGGACAGTGCAATGAAAAACGCGTCCACCGAAGAGCGCGTCAGTATGCAGCAGAATCAACTGCACGGTTTGATGTCGGTGCTCGCCGACGAGGCCGGGTTTGAAGAGGCGGCGCGCGCGCTGTATCGCAACAGCCGGCGAAATTTTGAAGCGGCGATCAGCGCCTGGCCCGAGGATATCAAAGGGTTGGTGATGGAAAAATTCGATGCCATCGACACACTTCAGCGGAAAAAAACCGATGACTGA
- a CDS encoding MATE family efflux transporter, with amino-acid sequence MTEHSEENRFLSGSLGSVFVKNAAPIILIMLVNGSFNLVDAYFLGVFVGADALTAVTSMFPAVMLVVALSTLVSNGFASVMARTLGAGDKPAAREAFAQAISLSLLVCVLLVGLFLIFGKPVSLLANGGSAELAHMSYTYISILILCSPLMFILNINGDSLRCEGQVGFMALISLASVLFNGVLNYVFIAQLHMGVAGSACGTVAAQFLSLLVVFGFRRTRKNPVRLQVVLLSSERSRWRAFLALGAPSSLTYVGLALSSAAILYNLQIWNHGDYATTVGAYGIITRLMTFVFLPLLGLSMAFQSITGNNVGAKKFQRTNSGIKIAILSALVYCLLIQALIWLIKDYFGNWFVDDIGIAKEVARILPLSTLALFLLGPLMMVNMFFQSIGDAARASFLSLSKTYLFALPLVFLLPVQFGETGIWLAGPAAEGLALLLTLGVLVHRAQRHRYRMGLFYPGADAA; translated from the coding sequence ATGACTGAGCACAGTGAAGAAAACAGATTTCTGAGCGGATCCCTCGGCTCGGTCTTTGTAAAAAACGCGGCACCCATCATCCTGATAATGCTGGTCAACGGGTCCTTCAATTTGGTGGATGCGTACTTTTTGGGTGTCTTTGTCGGTGCCGATGCACTGACGGCGGTAACGTCGATGTTTCCGGCGGTGATGTTGGTCGTCGCCCTGTCCACCCTGGTTTCCAACGGTTTCGCCAGTGTTATGGCGCGTACGCTCGGCGCCGGGGATAAACCGGCTGCGAGAGAAGCATTCGCGCAGGCCATTAGTCTGTCGTTGCTGGTCTGCGTATTACTTGTCGGGTTGTTTCTGATATTCGGGAAACCGGTTTCGCTGTTGGCGAACGGTGGCTCGGCAGAGCTGGCGCACATGAGTTACACGTACATTTCAATACTGATTCTGTGCTCACCGCTGATGTTTATTCTGAATATCAATGGCGACTCCCTGCGCTGCGAGGGCCAGGTCGGCTTTATGGCGCTGATATCGCTGGCATCCGTGCTGTTCAACGGGGTGCTCAATTACGTGTTTATTGCGCAACTGCACATGGGCGTGGCGGGGTCCGCCTGCGGCACCGTTGCGGCTCAGTTTTTGTCTTTGCTGGTGGTATTTGGCTTTCGCCGCACGAGGAAAAATCCTGTGCGGCTTCAGGTTGTACTGCTCTCATCTGAGCGAAGCCGCTGGCGAGCGTTTCTTGCGCTTGGCGCGCCTTCAAGTCTGACCTATGTTGGATTGGCGCTGTCATCGGCCGCCATATTGTACAACCTGCAAATCTGGAACCATGGAGATTACGCAACCACGGTCGGCGCCTACGGAATTATTACCCGCTTGATGACGTTTGTATTTTTACCGCTCCTTGGCCTCAGCATGGCATTCCAAAGCATTACCGGAAATAACGTTGGTGCGAAAAAATTCCAGCGCACTAATAGTGGAATAAAAATTGCGATTCTTTCAGCGCTGGTTTACTGCCTGCTGATCCAGGCATTGATATGGTTGATAAAAGATTACTTTGGAAACTGGTTTGTTGACGATATCGGTATCGCCAAAGAAGTCGCGCGTATTCTGCCCCTTTCAACGCTCGCACTTTTTTTGCTGGGCCCATTAATGATGGTCAACATGTTTTTCCAAAGTATTGGTGATGCCGCTCGCGCGAGCTTTTTGAGCCTGTCAAAAACCTATCTGTTTGCGCTGCCGCTGGTATTTCTGTTGCCTGTGCAGTTTGGTGAAACCGGTATCTGGCTTGCCGGCCCGGCGGCGGAGGGGTTGGCGCTGTTGCTTACGCTGGGGGTATTGGTCCACCGCGCTCAACGGCATCGATATCGCATGGGGCTGTTTTATCCCGGGGCAGACGCGGCATAG
- a CDS encoding ABC transporter permease has product MTSLFAQIGTVAMMNIRSLPRRLWMSLAMVLASAVVVAILLAFLAMAKGFESTMNGAGSDRIAVLMREGSAAELNSVVSREQVNLIEESPGIARDAEGAPLVSAELYVIVDGLKKSTATEANIPLRGINANGMAMRENMRLIEGRMFTPGTNELIVGAGVLREFDGFAIGEEVRFGKNVWTVVGVFTTGGNVFESELWADIKVIQSHYDRGSSYQTIRAQLETPGDISGLEKTIEQEPRLNLEVQTENAYFAAQGKQLEYMAIFGRVISAIMALGALAGALNTMYTSVSDRAKEIATLRTLGFSNFSAFCGTMIEALVLAAAGGLLGSAAAFLFFDGLSASTLGGSFTQVVFSFEMSPDLFAQGAQLALLIGFVSGFFPAWRAARLPVIVAFRAAT; this is encoded by the coding sequence ATGACTTCACTCTTTGCCCAGATTGGCACCGTGGCGATGATGAACATTCGCAGCCTGCCCCGGCGTCTGTGGATGTCGCTGGCCATGGTGCTCGCCTCCGCGGTTGTGGTGGCCATACTGCTTGCATTTCTCGCTATGGCGAAAGGTTTCGAGTCAACCATGAACGGTGCCGGTTCCGACCGTATCGCGGTGCTGATGCGCGAGGGATCGGCGGCGGAGCTGAACAGTGTGGTGAGCCGTGAACAGGTCAACCTGATCGAGGAGTCTCCCGGCATCGCGCGCGACGCCGAGGGCGCACCGCTGGTTTCGGCGGAGCTCTATGTGATTGTCGATGGCCTGAAAAAATCCACTGCCACTGAGGCCAATATTCCCCTGCGCGGCATCAACGCCAACGGCATGGCGATGCGTGAAAACATGCGCCTGATTGAAGGCCGCATGTTCACACCCGGTACCAATGAACTGATTGTGGGTGCCGGCGTACTGCGGGAATTCGATGGCTTTGCCATCGGCGAGGAAGTGCGCTTTGGCAAGAACGTGTGGACGGTGGTGGGCGTATTCACCACCGGTGGCAATGTGTTCGAGAGCGAACTGTGGGCGGATATCAAGGTCATCCAAAGCCACTACGACCGCGGCAGCAGCTACCAGACCATCCGTGCGCAACTGGAAACGCCGGGAGATATCAGCGGCCTGGAAAAAACCATCGAGCAGGAGCCGCGCCTCAATCTCGAGGTGCAAACCGAAAACGCCTACTTTGCCGCCCAGGGCAAGCAGCTCGAGTATATGGCCATTTTCGGGCGCGTAATCAGCGCCATCATGGCACTCGGCGCGCTCGCCGGGGCACTGAACACCATGTACACCTCGGTCTCTGACCGCGCCAAGGAAATCGCCACATTGCGCACCCTCGGCTTCAGCAACTTTTCCGCGTTCTGCGGCACGATGATTGAAGCACTGGTACTGGCCGCTGCCGGCGGCCTGCTCGGTTCCGCCGCCGCCTTTCTGTTCTTCGACGGCCTGAGTGCATCGACCCTCGGCGGCAGCTTTACCCAGGTGGTGTTCAGTTTCGAAATGTCCCCAGACCTGTTCGCGCAGGGCGCGCAGCTGGCACTGTTGATCGGCTTCGTCAGCGGCTTCTTCCCCGCCTGGCGGGCGGCGCGGCTGCCGGTGATTGTGGCCTTCCGCGCGGCAACCTGA